GTTTTCGGTGCACTATGTCTGTATTTGATTAGCCAACTAAGTCGGAACTGGAATGGAAACATTGGCCCAAGTTTATATCTGCACAAACATCACTTAATACAAAGGGATATGATTATTTCTTCTATAACATTTATCTCAGCTTTGACATTTAACAGTGTGCTTTTAAAATACATCAGTATATCTTTTTACCAAATAGCAAGATCTctgacaattatttttgttatagttTTGAGTGCAATAGTGCTCCAGCAGAAAGTTGGTCTGAGAGTACTTCTTGCCTGTGTTCTGATAATTCTGGGATTTTATATAGGTGTTCATGAAGAGATTCAGCAGTATGGCCTACAGGTTGTTGGAGTTTTTTATGGTGGGgtaacaagttttttttctgcattgtCTTCCACAGTATGTAAAAAATGTCAGAAAGAAAATTCTGTCTCTTCTCTTCAGTTGACCTACATAGTATTCACAATAGGCTGTATTATTTTAACACCTTTAGTGCTAGTGACATCACAACTTGAATCAGCCCTGTATTTACAAGTTGATCAAACATACTTTTGGTGTCTACTGTTTCTATCTGGACTTTGCTGTCTTTTGGTTGGTTGGATCAGCACTCTTCAAATAACCTTGACCTCTCCACTGACTTACATCATCAGCACTAACTCAAAATCTGTTATTCAAACCTTACTTGCTGTTTTCTGGAACAAAGAAGCCAAAAATTTGTTTTGGTGGCTTGGGaatgtttttgttctttctGGAATTGTTTTATATGCCATTTTCAATCACAAAGAAAGTCAGAAATCTGACAAAGAAAGATTTATACAAAAGACAAACTGCTCAGGAATTGAGAAGAAAAGATAAGGCTGGTTTCTTTCAAGTTGTTGGCATtggataaatattttattgaaatttcaTAGGCATGCAATTGTAACCCTATGATGTCATGCTGAATgagaaacatttattaaaatacgtTTTcaggttacattttttttttttttttttttttttttcaagactaacaaataacattaacaaattttaaaattttctttaagtTATGTAAAGctaataaatgtgtaaatatgtGTACAAAGGTACGGATGTACATCTATTTTATCTCTGCTGATCCATTGAGTGTATGTTGTGGacaaaatacaaaagcaaaatatCTCTAGCATATACAATTGTATAAAGCCATTAATAGCTAAATGTACAAATAAGTACAAATCTTCACATCCATTTTAATTGTCCATTATTTTTGCAAAAGCAAAATATACATCAATTAAACATTAGAACaaatttttaagtaaaaatcTAGAGAACATTTTAACTAACGACTGAAATGTAAAGCAAGAAAAATACTCTTCATTTTCTCGAAGCACCGCATTTCTTTTTGGTCGTCTTGGCTGGTTTTCTGCTGGCTGTCTTGCGACCAGCCTTAGGAGGTGCCGCACATTTCTTTGTTGTCTTTTTGACTTTCTTTGGAGTGATACATTTAGATTTTCCGCAGGCATCCTTGCTCACTGTTTTCCTTTTAGGATGCTTGCAGTTTCGTTTACAGCAGTGGTCATCATCAGAGGAAGATGTATCGGATGAGTAACTTGATGAGGTATAAGATGAACTGTCACTTGGAGTCATACAGTGAGAGCAGTCACAATCACTGGAGCAGGTGGTACAAAAAGAGTCACTGGAGCTGTCTGCAGACCAACAAAAACAAGTCACTATCACTTTTAGAAGGCCCACTTGAAAGCTTGGCTACTAATCAAAGGGGGTGGAAGTTCAAAAACTGGGATGGAAACCTCCCTGATACTCGATCCCCCCTCACccctccttaaaaaaaaaaagatagtatAGCACGCTGAGCATGCTATACaaaagcacttttttttaaggTTACTGGTCCGAACTattttcaacaaataaaatatgaaatatttacatctaatgacTTAACAtagttcagattttttttttttttttttcaaaatcttccaagtagaatcttttttttccatgtatttgtaggcctataacATCAATTTAATTTTGAGGTCGCTATTAATTTCATTTCTAAGAAAAAATcttaaatcaaatattttgttttataatatcaGAAACCTTAAATTTGAACAAAGTTTATCCTGCATCCGATTATTAACTTTCATAAGACAtgctatacaaaagcaatttttaaaaaagttactgGTCCGAACTattttcaacaaataaaatatcaaatatttacatctaatgtctTAACATAGTTCACTGTTTTTTTGgggtttttttgctgtttttttcaaaaacttcAAAGtagaatctcttttttttttccatgtatttgtaggcctataacattaatttaattttgaggTCGCTATTAATTTCATTTCTAAGAAAAAATcttaaatcaaatattttgttttataatatcaGAAACCTTAAATTTGAACAAAGTTCATCCTGCATCCGATTATTAACTTTCATAAGACATGCTATACaaaagcactttaaaaaaaagttactggTCCGAACTattttcaacaaataaaatatcaaatatttacatctaatgtctTAACATAGTTcactgttttttgttgttgttttttttgctgttttttttcaaaaacttcAAAGtagaatctctttttttttttttccatgtatttgtaggcctataacattaatttaattttgaggTCGCTATTAATTTCATttctaagaaaaaaatcttaaatattttgttttaaaatatcggaaaccttaaatttgaaaaaagttCTTCTAACTCCTGCATCCGATTATTAACTTTCATAAGACATTATAACTATTTCAACAGTGCTTGCTGTTACTTACAACTATCAGAGCTACAGTCAGTCTCACTGTCGCTTGAGTAGGATGAACTGCTGCTGCTGCTACTACTAGGGGAACTAATTCTGGAGAAATAAAGATACACATTACATGATTGTATTTGCCTCCCCTCAGCCCAAATGTTAttctgtggaactagcttactagttgttacccttcTAATTATAGGCCCTATAGatctattaggcctacattaataaccaatcctagaagttcataccgaaatgctgctggcaaaatcattggcaaaaaacaaaccccatttgggcagttgtttgagacaaacatctataaaaaagctaacaagatcctcgaaataaagaatcaccctttgtgtcaggattttgtgattttaccatcacaaaagagatacaagacaccgatagcaaagacaaacagacacaaacactcttttgttccactggcaatcaaatcattaaataagaacaacctggtataaactttgtcacatgtaaattatgagtgagtctggtgtgaatgtaggcctacactttggtttcttatagttataatgttttttgtttggtgtaatgcacaaattgtaagacaaatttccttacggataataaagattattattattatattattaaatactagAAACGGGTATAAGGTTAACATACGCtagtaaaaataatttagactGACACATTTgatctacttttaaaaagatCTAGTTACCTTCGAGATTTCATTGGACGTTGGCAAGTTTTCGCATTCGATTTGGTTTGGCATCGCTTCTTAGCTCTGTTGAACATAGATAAAAAGGAAGTCAGACTAAGAAACTAGGATAGAAAGTGTTTCTATAAAGGCTAGGTATAAATTCCGTCGAACACGATTGAAGCCTCATTTTTGTAGCAATATTTACAAGGCACATAGGCTAAATACAATTAATTAGGAGCTAATAAGTTATGATGACCACTTAGATGTCCAGTTCGGGGAAATGTATTGCTTGAAATACACATTTCTGATTGAGCTCTAcatgatttaataataatagtaattttatttatacagcgctgttaacaaacaaaatgtaggctcaaggcgctgtaatattacaaacacgacagctaaaatgacagttaatctaaaaaagtttaaacagataggtctgtaataacattacaaacacgacagctaaaatgacagttaatctaaaaaagtttaaacagataggtctgtaataacattacaaacacgacagctaaaatgacagttaatctttAGTGTTCTTAAAATTGGTGTAGCattttgtctgtctgagatcattGGGGAGTGAGTTACATGATTTCAGAATTTAAGATTACTGCCCTTTTGTGTGGTAAGTGCTGTGGGCTAGGGTTCGAGGCTTTCCCGCCGTCCACATAAAATAAAACACCTTGCAAGACGCGCATAGTTTGAAAACGTGTTAGCATTGTCTtaactatttttctttctttgattgTCCCGTGGTGGAAACAATTACTCTAAAAAAGTAAtttcattcttatcttatcttcttcttatcttatataatacagacgttacttcaaaaaaagaagatgattacgtcctacgcgtcatgcatttagtcatgcatattaaccaatgacttaaattctgccaagtcactggttttcctggctagctcaggcaacccattccatgctctaatagcactagggaagaaggagtatttgtacaaatttgtcctagcatatgggacgaggaatgtgcctttatctttgtgtctttcagagtattttattaaattttgtatttgaagattatggttcagtgttttatgtattattgctactttacttttgagccttctgtcctgaaggctttctaaatttagtgattttactaaaggtgttactctagtcaaatgtgaatattcgtttgttatgaatcgcactgctctattttgtgtctgttctagtttcttaatgttttcttgagttgaggggtcccaaacagaggatgcatattctattattggcctaaccaaggttaaataacattttagttttatgttcttatttgatttatagaaatttcttttaataaatcataatgctttgtttgatttttttgtagtttcatcaatatgtggtttccatgacagtttttcatttattataacacctaggtattttgcgtttttagtctgtgttactggtttgccatgaataagataagtggaattaatttgttttagtttttttgttactcttaacaactgacatttttctgggtggaaagacatactccaatttgattcccatttctgtaattcatctaattctctttcgATTTGGACAATTAGGTGATCGAAGTAAGTCTTTCTATTACACCTGTGAAGTTTCTGAGAGTCAATGAATACTCAGCTATGATCCCTAATTCCACAATATGTATTACAAACAATTTAAAGTCAAACAGGAATCATCTCATTTGAAAGCTTTAAGATATAAAAGATGATTGTGTTCAAACTCTCTCGGCGGCCTTCTGACGTAGGCGAAGTAGGTTTATAAAAAGTTTCTTCTAATCAAAGCTTGGGTGAAAAATACTAATTGTCATATTTCAATAAATCACACTTTGACATAATTAATAGAAGGTCtatttatgaagaaaaaaaaagtaaaaatgcctgagctagctaggaaaaccagtgacttggcagaatttaagtcattggttaatatgcatgactaaatgcatgacgcgtaggacgtaatcatcatcttttttgaagtaacgtctgtattatataagataagttacTATGTCTCATGTTTCGGATGATTCCtcggagttgaagataatctacatcctagcccatACCTCCggcaggacgacggaggatgtcTGCGGGCAGGGTGCATAAACCAGGGGCCATCGAGTAGACTGACCgagcgacagtccagcgcgcataccacatgaccagacagCTAATACAGAAAGTAGGGCGTTGAACTATTCAGTACTAACTTTACTTAGATCCTCCAGCACCGTTCGGCAatctgtctccacaaagatctatcactggcaatgtctgaagcctcttcagTAGCAACAGACTACCAATTTTACCCACacttataacaaataaaaaaggctAGAGTAGCATTTTCAAATTGAAACGCTTCTTAAGAGCTTAAAAACAACACGCTtactaaaatataatttatggaAGCTActttgatttatagatatataaaagTAGGCTAATAAAAACACAATACCCTTCTTTGTTTCCTCCAGTTAAACGCTTGGTTTTAGCTTTTGTTTTATCCATAACTAATGTTAGTAGGCCCTATTAGAACAGCAGTGTGTCTCTTTCCATTGACcaatggtttaaaaaaacaaaacgattgCATTGAAACTGTGATGTTATGATTTGATTTCACCCTACACATCAAAGTATTGAGGGCAACCAGTCAGTTGACTTATGGGTAACGAATTTTTATCAACAATGTCAAATAGTGACCATACATTGGTTGACGATGTTTGTATGTGtgactattttatttaaatataattttctccaccacaacccccccccccccccaaaaaaaaaaaagcgcttaGGACGCGGAGCTGGGGAAATCAAAGATTAgacctaaatgaaaaaaaaaattgtatcttAGGCTGTCCTCTGTGCCAGACAGAGGCTGTTGTGCATACTAATGACAAATACTTGGAACACACTTGAGATGGGGTTACCAGACGTCCGGCAAAAAGAAATCATGTCCTCCTTTTGGGGTCGTGTCATCCGGCCGGTCGTTATTAGCCAAAAGTGTGAAAATGTCAGGCTTTTTCACTATTGTAGCTTACCCAGAACTTCTGAAAatttgtgcattttttttttttaaattcccgGGCATAATGCCAACGTTGAGATCGTGTTTTCGCTGATAAATATGCAGCGGACAAGGGAGAGAATAAACTATGCCCACATTGCCCAGTCCCAGTGAGCGGCATTCTTCTCACAAAATGGGTGGTTAATATATTTCTTGACGTCCATAACTTTTGGCACGCCTATTACAGTCGGAGTCGAGCAGCTGGACACGcctgagttttttttgttttttttttataacgaaATAACTCCTGATAGGTACACACTACCGTATTTTCGCGCATAAAAATCCGCGGGTTATTAAAGTTTCTACAAACGAATGGCAGGTGTGCGGGGTATGCAAAGGTGCGGGGTTAACACAATTTGTTTTACTCGTAAAGATAGCATAACGGAAATTATGGACATACCGGTGGGTCTTTATACCTCCTATGGTTCGttgtgtggttgtgaaatgtagCCTACATTGGAAGGGTTTATGAACATCTCAttataaacctaaaaaaaaaaaatagctaggCCTATTATCAATGCTGAAGAGAATCTTTGATATACCAGTGATCAATTGCGACAATTTTACTATAGCATTCTAGGTATGTATAGGGATGCGGATTGtatgattttattttgcttattttataaTGTGTGCGGGTTATATGCGCGAAAATACGGTACTTTTGTAGCAGCTAAGGAGAATGGCCAACTTGTCTTGTGATAATATGATGGTACATGTGAATGACGACGCTTAGAGAAACGCTTCT
This genomic stretch from Biomphalaria glabrata chromosome 4, xgBioGlab47.1, whole genome shotgun sequence harbors:
- the LOC129926079 gene encoding GDP-fucose transporter 1-like isoform X2, with the translated sequence MKSSSYKKMDTCSFKIAAAIFSYWTVSTGMVFVNKQLVQLTPKDLSLFIVWFQCVFGALCLYLISQLSRNWNGNIGPSLYLHKHHLIQRDMIISSITFISALTFNSVLLKYISISFYQIARSLTIIFVIVLSAIVLQQKVGLRVLLACVLIILGFYIGVHEEIQQYGLQVVGVFYGGVTSFFSALSSTVCKKCQKENSVSSLQLTYIVFTIGCIILTPLVLVTSQLESALYLQVDQTYFWCLLFLSGLCCLLVGWISTLQITLTSPLTYIISTNSKSVIQTLLAVFWNKEAKNLFWWLGNVFVLSGIVLYAIFNHKESQKSDKERFIQKTNCSGIEKKR
- the LOC129926079 gene encoding GDP-fucose transporter 1-like isoform X1, translated to MTWNKSSSYKKMDTCSFKIAAAIFSYWTVSTGMVFVNKQLVQLTPKDLSLFIVWFQCVFGALCLYLISQLSRNWNGNIGPSLYLHKHHLIQRDMIISSITFISALTFNSVLLKYISISFYQIARSLTIIFVIVLSAIVLQQKVGLRVLLACVLIILGFYIGVHEEIQQYGLQVVGVFYGGVTSFFSALSSTVCKKCQKENSVSSLQLTYIVFTIGCIILTPLVLVTSQLESALYLQVDQTYFWCLLFLSGLCCLLVGWISTLQITLTSPLTYIISTNSKSVIQTLLAVFWNKEAKNLFWWLGNVFVLSGIVLYAIFNHKESQKSDKERFIQKTNCSGIEKKR
- the LOC129926079 gene encoding GDP-fucose transporter 1-like isoform X3, with the protein product MDTCSFKIAAAIFSYWTVSTGMVFVNKQLVQLTPKDLSLFIVWFQCVFGALCLYLISQLSRNWNGNIGPSLYLHKHHLIQRDMIISSITFISALTFNSVLLKYISISFYQIARSLTIIFVIVLSAIVLQQKVGLRVLLACVLIILGFYIGVHEEIQQYGLQVVGVFYGGVTSFFSALSSTVCKKCQKENSVSSLQLTYIVFTIGCIILTPLVLVTSQLESALYLQVDQTYFWCLLFLSGLCCLLVGWISTLQITLTSPLTYIISTNSKSVIQTLLAVFWNKEAKNLFWWLGNVFVLSGIVLYAIFNHKESQKSDKERFIQKTNCSGIEKKR
- the LOC106078755 gene encoding uncharacterized protein LOC106078755; this encodes MDKTKAKTKRLTGGNKEGAKKRCQTKSNAKTCQRPMKSRRISSPSSSSSSSSSYSSDSETDCSSDSYSSSDSFCTTCSSDCDCSHCMTPSDSSSYTSSSYSSDTSSSDDDHCCKRNCKHPKRKTVSKDACGKSKCITPKKVKKTTKKCAAPPKAGRKTASRKPAKTTKKKCGASRK